A single Syngnathus acus chromosome 8, fSynAcu1.2, whole genome shotgun sequence DNA region contains:
- the hexim1 gene encoding protein HEXIM1, translating into MTEPAEQTDHLKSSSSPSGGSGGGGGGASKHHPAGNRAAPPHNGDRGRQRSGKHHQDVNTDKLRGVCPGNESPNARDAPPPPSGGLHIDSDTGLVVDTRCLGRKRHRRRAAKKKRNWKPYYKLSWEERKAQDERETARASRLREEMFAKGLPVAPYNTTQFLMDEHDREEPDLNTEVRRPEDTGSEEDLFEQDDEDDEDGSGGGGGGGGGGSSDGIGRPGNAGGEFLQRDFSETYEMYHVESLQNMTKQELVREYLELEKCMSRLEEENNRLRRAAAAVEPGGGGMSVEEPLARLRELERELERLKAQNTELLLRSQPATDN; encoded by the coding sequence ATGACAGAACCAGCGGAGCAGACCGACCACCTGAAAAGTTCGAGCAGCCCGTCAGGtgggagcggcggcggcggcggcggcgcctccAAGCATCACCCAGCCGGCAACCGTGCTGCACCGCCGCACAACGGCGACAGAGGGCGCCAGAGGAGCGGCAAACACCACCAGGATGTCAACACCGACAAGTTGAGGGGGGTGTGTCCCGGAAACGAGTCTCCCAACGCCAGGGAcgcaccgccgccgccgtcgggGGGGCTCCACATCGACTCGGACACCGGCTTGGTGGTGGACACCCGGTGCCTAGGCAGGAAGCGGCACCGACGCCGCGCTGCCAAAAAGAAGCGCAACTGGAAGCCCTACTACAAACTTTCGTGGGAGGAGCGGAAGGCGCAGGACGAGCGAGAGACTGCCCGGGCGTCCCGCCTGCGCGAGGAGATGTTCGCCAAGGGGCTGCCGGTGGCTCCCTACAACACCACCCAGTTCCTCATGGACGAGCACGACCGCGAAGAACCGGATCTCAACACTGAGGTGCGGCGGCCAGAGGACACGGGCAGCGAGGAGGACCTTTTCGAGCAGGACgacgaggacgacgaggaCGGGAgtggaggcggcggcggcggcggcggcgggggaaGCAGTGACGGCATCGGGAGGCCAGGCAACGCCGGCGGAGAGTTTCTCCAGCGGGACTTTTCCGAGACCTACGAGATGTACCACGTCGAGAGCCTGCAAAACATGACCAAGCAGGAGCTGGTGAGGGAGTACCTGGAGCTGGAGAAGTGCATGTCCcggctggaggaggagaacaaCCGGCTGAGgcgtgccgccgccgccgtggagcccggcggcggcggtatGAGCGTGGAGGAGCCCCTGGCGCGCCTCCGGGAGCTGGAGCGGGAGCTGGAGAGACTCAAAGCCCAGAATACAGAGCTCCTGCTACGGAGCCAGCCCGCCACGGACAATTAG